From one Rosa rugosa chromosome 4, drRosRugo1.1, whole genome shotgun sequence genomic stretch:
- the LOC133745953 gene encoding uncharacterized protein LOC133745953 — MECERDRASSSINCPPCFDGEDFSQWKIMMSIKPKKKDELFKVKESFNKFSIGSEKVSKMIGFGKVHSNKEGLGYEGGTCKPLTFVRGVECEKSMGHSQTSNDHDSAPKLPKRLEPNLNSQTNQRVAQVSSDKHRYIHNSIKFIPTCHYCGKLGHIRPRCNILRRITQSQRKASKISPTASLQAELKEHLKLIKRMAERIPIPKEQNLKQKQIWIKKGSNNCLSAHMDKLDNMFELASVPIKHKLADSVTKSLNTARFESLRSDIGGCSKY, encoded by the exons ATGGAATGTGAACGCGACAGAGCCTCTAGTTCCATAAATTGCCCGCCTTgttttgatggtgaagattTCTCGcaatggaagatcatgatgagTATCAAGCCtaagaaaaag gatgagctatttaaagtcaaggaaagcttcaacAAGTTCTCCATTGGGTCTGAAAAGGTTTCTAAGATGATTGGCTTTGGTAAAGTTCATAGCAACAAAGAAGGTTTAGGGTATGAAGGTGGAACTTGCAAGCCTTTGACCTTTGTAAGAGGTGTGGAATGTGAAAAGTCAATGGGCCATTCTCAAACTTCAAATGACCATGATTCTGCTCCCAAGTTGCCCAAAAGATTAGAACCGAATTTGAATTCTCAAACCAATCAGAGAGTTGCTCAGGTAAGTTCTGACAAACACAGGTATATTCACAACTCCATAAAGTTCATTCccacttgtcattattgtggaaaattggGACACATACGTCCTAGATGTAATATACTTCGCAGGATCACTCAAAGTCAAAGGAAAGCATCAAAAATTAGCCCAACTGCATCGCTGCAAGCTGAGCTGAAAGAGCATCTGAAGTTGATTAAAAGGATGGCAGAGCGTATTCCAATCCCCAAAGAGCAGAatttgaagcagaagcaaatttggattaaaaaaggttctAATAATTGTCTTTCTGCTCATATGGATAAACTTGATAACATGTTTGAACTTGCTTCTGTTCCTATTAAACACAAATTGGCTGATTCGGTTACTAAGTCCTTAAACACAGCTCGATTTGAATCTCTTAGAAGCGACATTGGTGGgtgctctaagtattga